A stretch of DNA from Kwoniella mangroviensis CBS 8507 chromosome 1 map unlocalized Ctg01, whole genome shotgun sequence:
TATGAAAAAGCTAAaacctctctcttctcaactttgTGGGCTCTTCTAAACATAGACAATAACAAAACAAAATGAACGATTTTATGTACGAGAGGTAcagaaaaaagaaaaggttGAAATGTCTAAAATAATGACAGAGAATGGattgaatgggatgagaagggaagggTCTACTACCGCATCGTTTGATTATTTATTCATTTCTATATTTTGATTTCTTGTTGTCTTgtttgttgattgattgatacatACAATGGTAATGTCGTCGTTGTTTAAAGGAACTACGAACACGTACAAGGTCAGACATCGAACATTATCGAACAGGAGTGCGATGCACAACTCACATAATCTGGTGGTCTTCGTGATACAAGAGGTTCACCTGCTCGAGGTGCTGGGTCGAATTGTAGGCTGAGTAAAGACATAAGACGTCAGCAATGATTGTATTTGACTCGTCGATTGGAAAGACCCGAGCAAAACAACCACTCACAAGGTGTATTTCAATgcatcatcaacttctaaTATAGCAGCTTGGTTTCCACATCTATAGCAGTAATTTGGTGCTGAAAAGATGGTAACGACATTTCGTTCTTGTGACCAGGAGAAACCTTCCATGACCAGTTGATGTGCTCGGGCTACCAACGTTAAACCGTTGTTGTGATCTGCAGCGTAGTGTCAATTAGCAAGTCATAAATATATATGAACACACgtaaggagaagaaagaagacaCAACTCACTGAATGCCTCTGAAATATCTTGACCGAAAGTGTATCCTGCACCTCTTGGACTTATACCCCAACCGCATCTATCATCAGGATCTGACCAGAGCAAATCGCACATTGGACCTTCGTGGGGCACTTCTTGGATACGGTCGATGGATCGGATATGATCAAGTGTATCGATAGATGGTGAGAGACCACCGTGAAGACAGAAGATCTATGGCAGAAGAATAGTCAGTACTGTACTCCGAACTGACTATCGACGTCaagattgagagaagatCGTTGACTTACTTGATTATCGATCAAAGCCGTCAATGGTAAATAATCGAACAAATCCGTGAAGAATTTCCATACATTCGCATTCCCATATTTCCTAAGACATTCATCATAGAATCCATACACTTGAGTGATCTGTCTAGATTCGTGATTCCCTCTGAGGATCGTCACTCGATCTCTGTATCTCAATTTTAACGCGACGAGGAGAGTGACCGTTTCGACAGAGTAATAACCTCGGTCGACGTAATCACCCATGAAGAGGTAGTTGGTATCGGGGGAATTACCTCCAATTCGGAATAGTTCTGAAAGATCGTGCTATCGTTTACAAAATTGATCAGTAAGTTTACAGACCCACAACAAGGGCAAATGACGAGAAACGGAGAATATGATTGACAGTAAAACCACAACTCACAAATTGTCCATGGATATCTCCACAAACTGTTACGGGACACCGTACAGGTTGAACATTTGATTCTTCCATCAATACTTCTCTTGCCTACAAGTGAACAAACGAACCAAGGTGTCAGCATGTGTAGCAGTTGAAAATGCCGAATCGAGCCAAAGGATTGAGAGGGATAGAAGAAGTTTTGACGGATGTAAGAGAATAAAggatctttcttcttctcttttttaCAATCCAGTGACGGACAGTACAGTCGGTTGATGGTTCAAAGTAGATGATCAAACACCAACAATAgtgatcatcacatcaaaacAGAGTTAAAACACATCTAGCTATCCCGCAAGACTGTATGATCCTCTTGCCTTGATCCACAAGGTTAAAATGAGATCCCCATCCTACTCCTTCACTGAACCCTTGCTCAACGGGAATAGAGAGctcgaactcaccttatcgcacagcttcttcacttccgGTTCGCTCAGAGGCTTACATTGCATCAACTGAGCGATCCATGCGTCGACATCGTCGTTGGAGGACATGATGGGTTTGAGTCCGGTCTTTCGAGGAGAAAAAAGGGAATGGAcgggaagggaagggtatAAGGTTGAACTTGACTTGGTAgattccacttcttctttttctatATCAATCGGAGATCGAGATAGTCGATAACTACTTATCGAGACAGTCGTTCACTTGCTTGTGTTATGTATCCTGATGAAGtcggatgatatgatgatttgattggattgatataAAGGTGGATGGATGGTTAGGTAAGTAAGTAGGACAAGTGTTCAGAGAGCTGAGTGAGAGTGACGCTCCATGTTCCAGCACGCGCCTCATCATTCTTGCATCCCTTCACTCAACATCTCATGAGTGGCACTCACCACTACCAGTCAGCCCATAACCCCGCTATCAGCTCAGAATGTGGCACATAATTACATACAACGCATAATCATGATAAGAACCCATGATGGACCCAATTGTCCATAGAGACATCAATGGAAAAATAAAATATACAGTAGGTCTTCACTATATTATATCGTA
This window harbors:
- a CDS encoding serine/threonine-protein phosphatase PP2A catalytic subunit, whose amino-acid sequence is MSSNDDVDAWIAQLMQCKPLSEPEVKKLCDKAREVLMEESNVQPVRCPVTVCGDIHGQFHDLSELFRIGGNSPDTNYLFMGDYVDRGYYSVETVTLLVALKLRYRDRVTILRGNHESRQITQVYGFYDECLRKYGNANVWKFFTDLFDYLPLTALIDNQIFCLHGGLSPSIDTLDHIRSIDRIQEVPHEGPMCDLLWSDPDDRCGWGISPRGAGYTFGQDISEAFNHNNGLTLVARAHQLVMEGFSWSQERNVVTIFSAPNYCYRCGNQAAILEVDDALKYTFLQFDPAPRAGEPLVSRRPPDYVSCASHSCSIMFDV